A DNA window from Paraburkholderia hospita contains the following coding sequences:
- a CDS encoding type VI secretion protein translates to MKKTLARLALTAGLTLCVSHAAYATLPVIDPANLIQTTITALQTLKTEVYQDSNIAYQYQMMANQLLQATNLDPAAMKAQYDQITGDISKYKQLADNATSLYGDLQNGNQWLSHVQTMVSRSGKSNAQWFADMGTLYSQRDNQATQLMQTGNNVVQHIQALTKRRQELQSQMSLTPTAQATAELTTHYLDVVSSQMSDMLQMMANKTQKDAQQQSADNAEDKSRSANAKAFLDQQAAERAAYGY, encoded by the coding sequence ATGAAGAAGACTCTTGCGCGCCTTGCCCTGACCGCTGGGCTGACGTTGTGTGTGTCGCACGCTGCATACGCGACGTTACCGGTCATCGATCCAGCAAACCTGATCCAGACCACGATCACGGCCCTCCAGACCCTCAAGACCGAGGTGTATCAGGACAGCAATATCGCGTACCAGTACCAGATGATGGCGAACCAGCTTCTCCAGGCGACGAACCTGGACCCGGCCGCTATGAAGGCGCAGTACGACCAGATCACCGGCGATATCTCAAAGTACAAGCAACTCGCCGATAACGCGACCAGCCTGTATGGCGACCTTCAGAATGGCAACCAGTGGCTTTCGCACGTGCAGACGATGGTCTCCCGTTCGGGCAAGTCAAACGCGCAATGGTTCGCTGATATGGGCACGCTTTACAGCCAGCGCGACAATCAGGCGACCCAGTTAATGCAGACGGGTAACAACGTAGTCCAGCATATTCAGGCACTCACGAAGCGGCGACAGGAGTTGCAGTCGCAAATGTCGTTAACGCCGACCGCGCAGGCTACCGCGGAACTCACGACGCACTATCTCGACGTGGTTTCTAGCCAGATGAGTGACATGCTTCAGATGATGGCGAACAAGACGCAGAAGGATGCTCAGCAGCAGTCTGCGGATAACGCCGAGGACAAGTCGCGATCAGCCAACGCAAAGGCTTTCCTCGACCAGCAGGCCGCAGAGCGCGCGGCGTACGGCTACTAG
- a CDS encoding VirB4 family type IV secretion system protein, which produces MLKRIVRRPVQEIAPWATMVTPELILDKDGSLLTCYTFEGVDADSPNADDISSVRDNLDNACKNFDHRITAWWRLSHRRVQGAIDGAFAADIDEYVDRINRSHVSSGKYFRNTHSLSLAYTPETGINKVFDKVAYHMTVGGKSMLPALIETAKDTFFARSAFVFDLERMTTDIKRFESILDAFKGGVTRLKVKRLELQNTLSYLHQTANPSVPPRRVRYPVTMLDTHLTESTVVYGAEHLMFESAHGTRFAKIVAVKEWMGFQEAALDVLSEVDAELDICVMFRFLDTAKAKQYIDKIRSFYKIAAFNPMAIIKAFFSKEEQKNDKGRMMLAEEAEDALAKITAEGQQYGFANISVIVYGDTAKECDDATREVVGKIGSAGFGVVLEKDNLAAAWNTTLPGRWDKQKRLQFVETPAVSDIAPVRSVAEGSAVNAWLTQQSGQKTGPLTMLPTRHKTLQRVNLHRPGGASHLLVLGPIGMGKSIMLNFLMSQTGRHGARRVRFDKDRSTRIPTVLAGGRFVDATGRFEAATSVNPLSLLCDEQHYSYVAEWVQMAIEDDTFRCSKNQEREIFEAVSTLGDGYGAEFWTLSYLTTMLSIELRERLAVWTKGEKNGRFFDHVEDAFTLSDDLSIEMGDLFNNFPVAAALFMDYAFYRIAQWLDGKRYTVIEVEEAGFFFQNERFYKRLEVWAVTIRKLNATLMMATQSLAQVARIADFEVLKENIPNIIYLPNPDAKNNLHLYRDKFGLTLDQIQMIVEAAPNRDYLWVTPDQTRMLQASFPKETLAVLRSDGRAQAVLDRHVKSGAANWREAYLAEMTTLD; this is translated from the coding sequence ATGCTGAAACGAATTGTGCGCCGCCCGGTGCAGGAGATTGCGCCGTGGGCGACGATGGTCACGCCAGAGCTTATTCTCGACAAGGACGGGTCGCTGCTTACCTGCTACACGTTCGAGGGCGTGGATGCTGACTCGCCGAACGCTGACGATATCTCGTCGGTGCGCGACAACCTGGACAATGCCTGCAAGAACTTCGACCACCGGATTACCGCGTGGTGGAGGCTCTCGCACCGCCGCGTGCAGGGCGCCATCGATGGCGCGTTCGCGGCGGACATCGACGAGTACGTGGACCGGATCAACCGAAGCCACGTGAGCAGCGGGAAATACTTCCGCAACACCCACTCGCTCTCGCTCGCCTACACGCCCGAAACAGGCATCAACAAGGTGTTCGACAAGGTTGCGTATCACATGACGGTCGGCGGGAAGTCGATGTTGCCTGCCCTCATTGAGACAGCGAAAGACACCTTCTTCGCACGGAGCGCCTTCGTCTTCGACCTCGAACGCATGACGACGGACATCAAGCGGTTTGAGTCGATCCTCGACGCATTCAAGGGCGGTGTAACGCGACTCAAGGTGAAGCGACTGGAACTGCAGAACACGCTGTCCTACCTGCATCAGACGGCCAACCCGTCCGTGCCGCCGCGCCGTGTCCGCTATCCCGTCACCATGCTGGACACGCATCTCACCGAAAGCACGGTCGTCTATGGCGCCGAGCACCTGATGTTCGAATCGGCGCATGGTACGCGCTTCGCGAAGATCGTGGCCGTCAAGGAATGGATGGGATTCCAGGAAGCGGCGCTCGACGTGCTGTCCGAAGTCGATGCAGAACTGGACATCTGCGTGATGTTCCGCTTCCTTGATACCGCCAAGGCCAAGCAGTACATCGACAAGATCCGCAGCTTCTACAAGATCGCCGCGTTCAACCCGATGGCGATCATCAAGGCCTTCTTCTCGAAGGAAGAGCAGAAGAACGATAAAGGCCGGATGATGCTTGCAGAAGAGGCGGAAGATGCACTCGCGAAGATCACGGCAGAAGGGCAGCAGTATGGGTTCGCCAACATCTCGGTCATTGTCTACGGTGACACCGCCAAAGAATGCGACGATGCGACGCGCGAAGTCGTCGGCAAGATCGGCAGCGCGGGATTTGGCGTGGTCCTCGAAAAGGACAACCTCGCGGCCGCGTGGAATACGACGCTGCCGGGCCGTTGGGACAAGCAGAAGCGGCTGCAATTCGTTGAGACGCCCGCGGTATCCGATATCGCGCCGGTCCGCAGTGTGGCGGAAGGTAGCGCTGTTAATGCATGGCTGACGCAGCAGTCGGGTCAGAAGACGGGGCCGCTCACCATGCTGCCCACGCGCCACAAGACGTTGCAGCGTGTGAACCTGCACCGGCCGGGCGGCGCTTCGCACCTGCTCGTCCTTGGTCCGATCGGCATGGGCAAGTCGATCATGCTCAACTTCCTCATGTCGCAGACGGGGCGTCACGGCGCCCGACGCGTGCGCTTTGACAAGGACCGCTCGACGCGAATTCCGACGGTCCTGGCGGGCGGGCGCTTTGTTGATGCGACCGGACGCTTTGAGGCGGCGACGTCGGTCAATCCGTTGTCCCTTCTATGCGACGAGCAGCACTATTCCTATGTCGCCGAATGGGTGCAGATGGCCATTGAGGACGATACCTTCCGCTGCAGCAAGAATCAGGAGCGGGAGATTTTCGAGGCAGTCAGCACCCTTGGCGACGGCTACGGGGCGGAATTCTGGACGCTGTCCTATCTGACCACGATGCTATCCATCGAGCTGCGTGAACGGTTGGCCGTCTGGACGAAGGGCGAGAAAAATGGACGGTTCTTCGATCACGTCGAAGACGCGTTCACGCTGTCCGATGACCTGTCCATCGAAATGGGCGATCTGTTCAACAACTTCCCGGTCGCCGCCGCGCTGTTCATGGATTACGCGTTCTACCGGATCGCGCAGTGGCTCGACGGCAAGCGCTACACCGTGATCGAGGTCGAGGAGGCGGGCTTCTTCTTCCAGAACGAACGCTTCTACAAGCGTCTGGAGGTCTGGGCGGTGACCATCCGGAAGCTGAACGCGACGTTGATGATGGCGACGCAGTCGCTCGCACAGGTCGCACGTATCGCGGACTTCGAGGTGCTCAAGGAAAACATCCCGAACATCATCTATCTGCCCAATCCCGATGCGAAGAATAACCTGCATCTTTATCGCGACAAGTTCGGCCTCACGCTCGACCAGATCCAGATGATTGTCGAGGCCGCACCCAACCGCGACTACCTGTGGGTAACACCGGACCAGACACGCATGCTGCAGGCGAGTTTCCCCAAGGAGACGCTCGCCGTATTGCGTTCGGACGGCCGCGCTCAGGCCGTGCTCGACAGGCACGTCAAGTCGGGGGCGGCGAACTGGCGCGAGGCCTACCTTGCCGAAATGACCACTCTCGACTGA
- the traD gene encoding conjugative transfer system coupling protein TraD (Members of this protein family are the putative conjugative coupling factor, TraD, as the term is used for the SXT and TOL plasmid systems.), whose product MTPYINHFRPIYEFRAAVFWLAALVMLPLSGMPFAWIFALVALAFLTMRSWQIWRALKFRMAISTKWLTTLQIPKLLQIQKRMKEEANSMYLGIGFEWTQKHCQIAHDILRMPTTDIPGLPKWLNKTKTGRKIEEAIEGLFAPKDSVRDRMPQGASWIHGLEPKKALVPFHYKSMGGHTAVGGTTGSGKTRTYEVISTQVIHLGDVLINVDPKNDKDWKLRAEKEAARTGRKFLYFNQAKPSESVRLEPLDSWSQPSEIPSRIAQLMEEGPFRDFAYLFISRSVNGELYIGDKPNLRSILKYAQGGIAPLLEKALRRFFAEKGLTDWEHQVATETTRQGQRNNAVSLVDGMIGLYNARFASQEQGHEAIDGLIATHTHDREHYMRIIASALPLLQMLATGETGLMLAPKVDDFEDEREVWTIEKVIRQKAILHIGLDSLSNSIVAKAIASMLLADVSAVCGSIYNFYETPPDVVLIIDEVAEAINEQVIQILNKGRGAGFKAFVAFQTRADLEAKLGNAAKMLQVLGNLNNQIILRLEDTDTAQWFSDKVGETAIRNITITGSTSTGTEAHLGEFTGGVSRSLQLEKAPLIPTRLIHSLPNLQYFMRISGAAVYQGRIPILQG is encoded by the coding sequence ATCACCCCTTACATCAATCATTTCAGGCCGATTTACGAGTTTCGCGCGGCCGTGTTCTGGCTCGCGGCGCTCGTCATGCTGCCCCTGTCGGGAATGCCCTTCGCGTGGATCTTCGCACTGGTCGCGCTGGCGTTTCTCACGATGCGTTCGTGGCAGATCTGGCGCGCGCTGAAATTCCGTATGGCCATTTCGACGAAGTGGCTGACGACCCTGCAGATCCCCAAGCTGCTGCAGATCCAGAAGCGGATGAAGGAGGAGGCGAACTCGATGTACCTTGGCATCGGGTTCGAATGGACGCAGAAGCACTGCCAGATAGCCCACGACATCCTGCGCATGCCGACCACCGATATTCCGGGGCTGCCGAAATGGCTGAACAAGACGAAAACCGGCCGCAAGATCGAGGAGGCAATTGAAGGCCTGTTCGCGCCGAAGGACAGTGTCCGCGATCGCATGCCGCAGGGTGCGTCGTGGATACACGGGCTTGAGCCGAAGAAAGCGCTGGTGCCATTTCACTACAAGTCGATGGGCGGTCACACTGCCGTTGGTGGCACGACGGGCTCGGGCAAGACCCGCACCTATGAGGTGATCTCGACCCAGGTTATTCACCTTGGCGACGTGCTAATCAACGTCGACCCGAAGAATGACAAGGACTGGAAGCTGCGTGCGGAAAAGGAAGCCGCGCGAACCGGCCGAAAATTCCTGTATTTCAACCAGGCCAAGCCGTCCGAGTCCGTCCGGCTCGAACCACTCGACAGCTGGTCGCAGCCGTCCGAAATTCCCAGCCGTATCGCGCAGTTGATGGAGGAGGGTCCCTTCCGTGACTTCGCCTACCTGTTCATCAGCCGCTCGGTAAACGGTGAGCTATACATCGGTGACAAGCCGAATCTCCGCTCTATCCTGAAGTATGCACAGGGCGGTATCGCACCGCTGCTGGAAAAGGCGCTCCGGCGCTTCTTCGCAGAAAAAGGGCTGACAGACTGGGAGCACCAGGTCGCGACGGAAACCACGCGACAGGGGCAGCGTAACAATGCCGTCTCGCTCGTAGACGGAATGATCGGGCTATACAACGCCCGGTTCGCCTCCCAGGAGCAGGGTCATGAAGCGATCGACGGCCTGATCGCCACGCACACGCACGACCGCGAGCACTACATGCGCATCATCGCGTCGGCGCTGCCGTTGCTCCAGATGCTGGCGACGGGCGAAACCGGCCTCATGCTCGCGCCGAAGGTCGACGACTTCGAGGACGAGCGCGAGGTGTGGACCATCGAGAAAGTGATCCGCCAGAAAGCGATCCTGCATATCGGTCTGGATTCGCTCTCGAACAGCATCGTGGCAAAGGCCATCGCGTCGATGCTGCTGGCTGACGTCTCTGCCGTCTGCGGCTCGATCTACAACTTCTACGAGACGCCGCCCGACGTGGTCCTGATCATTGACGAGGTGGCCGAAGCCATCAACGAACAGGTGATCCAGATCCTCAACAAGGGACGCGGGGCAGGCTTCAAGGCGTTTGTCGCCTTCCAGACGCGTGCCGACCTCGAAGCGAAACTCGGAAACGCCGCAAAAATGCTGCAGGTTTTGGGGAACCTGAACAACCAGATCATCCTTAGACTCGAAGACACTGATACGGCACAGTGGTTCTCCGACAAGGTCGGAGAGACGGCGATTCGCAACATCACGATCACTGGCAGTACCAGTACCGGGACGGAAGCGCACCTCGGCGAATTTACCGGTGGTGTGTCGCGTTCACTTCAACTGGAGAAAGCCCCGCTGATTCCAACCCGCCTGATTCACAGCCTGCCCAACCTGCAGTATTTCATGCGCATTTCGGGCGCTGCCGTGTACCAGGGCCGCATTCCAATCCTTCAAGGCTGA
- a CDS encoding type IV secretion system protein produces MLLRDIKHLAVACVLALFAIGASPAFADDASAPAATSGTTANPYVSAGETAAGNARAIDKITAMFSSIMNTAVEASQSIQKESDKFASGLAVITIVLAAVRFAATKDPVMAWVALLEELGILGIFASIYVGFASWAPNFYKWFVSLANDIGGADMTSALSIMGNAAGQVYDSAVQAWSGIGFKLTMIPDVVIATVPLFFAWALLSITAIIFVFFINIGQLQFAAGVVMGQIAFALGFSSFTRGYFKTWLDYMVSAGMYIVVAAILMRLVTHNMVNAVQDAAKLGLTTSGAAAQVFDLAFFVFLVSFEIPKIAGMFGGGANASGAIIGKVAKTATAGIV; encoded by the coding sequence ATGTTGCTGCGTGATATCAAACATCTAGCGGTTGCCTGTGTGCTGGCGCTGTTTGCGATCGGCGCGTCGCCGGCGTTCGCTGACGACGCGTCTGCGCCCGCGGCAACCAGTGGTACGACCGCCAATCCGTACGTGAGTGCCGGTGAAACTGCGGCGGGCAATGCCCGTGCGATCGACAAGATCACCGCCATGTTTTCGTCGATCATGAATACCGCAGTCGAGGCCTCCCAGAGTATCCAGAAGGAATCGGACAAGTTCGCCAGCGGACTGGCGGTGATTACGATCGTTCTCGCGGCTGTGCGCTTTGCCGCGACAAAAGACCCGGTGATGGCGTGGGTGGCGCTGCTGGAAGAGCTCGGCATTCTCGGCATCTTTGCCTCGATCTACGTCGGTTTCGCAAGCTGGGCACCGAACTTCTATAAATGGTTCGTCTCGCTGGCCAACGACATCGGGGGCGCGGATATGACCAGTGCGCTCAGCATCATGGGAAATGCGGCCGGCCAGGTCTACGATTCTGCCGTCCAGGCGTGGTCCGGCATCGGCTTCAAGCTGACAATGATCCCGGACGTGGTTATTGCGACGGTCCCGCTGTTTTTCGCCTGGGCGCTGCTTTCGATCACGGCCATCATCTTCGTGTTCTTTATCAACATCGGGCAATTACAGTTCGCGGCGGGCGTGGTGATGGGGCAGATCGCCTTCGCGCTCGGTTTCTCTTCTTTCACGCGCGGCTACTTCAAGACGTGGCTCGACTACATGGTCAGCGCGGGCATGTATATCGTCGTTGCTGCGATCCTGATGCGCCTGGTTACACACAATATGGTGAACGCGGTCCAGGACGCCGCAAAACTCGGTCTGACGACGTCGGGTGCGGCCGCACAGGTATTCGACCTGGCCTTCTTCGTGTTCCTCGTATCCTTCGAGATTCCCAAGATTGCAGGTATGTTCGGTGGTGGCGCGAATGCCAGCGGCGCAATCATCGGCAAGGTCGCGAAGACTGCGACGGCGGGCATCGTATGA
- a CDS encoding TraI domain-containing protein has product MTLHAPLTSDALIAQHERRVDLIAQCANEVSKADFERRWMSVLRSCAGWFSSLPLRPDLYREPGGAFRCTVETAFYAMRLAGGQKFGTSLPSEKRRRVEPQYNYAVFLAAVCSRLDEPYRHFVIERDTDQQAWNPSVHGAAGAWLAGSEYRVSRREQPLPVERMRTGMLAQILVGSDLLSGLDGEVLSDLFGAINPNMQPLGAESVLHKVVRQGVSTADEFDRKAQRAVFAPVQFGVPSAVHVAAELEPVIAPAPATQQAAAPSAPPAAAPVDLAAAVPVVPPVDAAAAPENASMPQSQPSAVSAADGKPSPQTLREALGIPPATEVPAATPAPAAVDPSAMKAPAQPTGARRDSAPPAAFDEVLKGVPNLVRELFQALREDVAAGKAAVQWNDKGLVLPKRLVGGYGVSSSTLVEHMRKRSLMVADEATQITLTPRAGQLILDRPA; this is encoded by the coding sequence ATGACGCTGCACGCCCCTTTGACGAGCGATGCGCTAATCGCACAGCACGAACGACGCGTCGACCTGATTGCCCAATGTGCGAACGAAGTCAGCAAGGCTGATTTCGAGCGCAGATGGATGAGTGTGCTGCGGTCATGTGCTGGCTGGTTCTCGTCGCTGCCGCTGCGGCCAGACCTGTATCGCGAGCCTGGCGGCGCATTCCGTTGCACAGTGGAAACCGCCTTCTACGCGATGCGGCTCGCTGGTGGACAGAAATTCGGTACCAGCCTGCCATCGGAAAAGCGCCGCCGCGTCGAGCCGCAATATAACTACGCGGTGTTTCTGGCCGCAGTCTGTTCCCGGCTTGACGAACCGTACCGGCATTTCGTGATCGAGCGTGACACGGACCAGCAAGCGTGGAATCCTTCGGTGCACGGTGCGGCCGGGGCATGGCTGGCAGGTTCCGAATATCGTGTCTCACGCCGGGAGCAACCGTTGCCTGTCGAGCGTATGCGTACGGGGATGCTGGCGCAGATTCTCGTTGGCTCCGATCTGCTGTCCGGACTCGATGGTGAGGTGCTGTCGGACCTGTTCGGCGCGATCAATCCGAACATGCAGCCGTTGGGGGCCGAGTCGGTGCTGCATAAGGTCGTCCGCCAGGGTGTGAGCACTGCCGACGAATTCGACCGCAAGGCGCAACGCGCCGTATTCGCGCCAGTGCAGTTCGGTGTGCCATCAGCCGTGCACGTCGCCGCCGAGCTGGAGCCTGTGATTGCGCCGGCGCCTGCCACGCAGCAGGCGGCCGCACCTTCGGCGCCACCCGCAGCTGCGCCGGTTGACCTGGCCGCAGCCGTGCCGGTTGTCCCGCCGGTCGACGCCGCTGCAGCGCCGGAAAACGCATCAATGCCGCAGTCGCAGCCGTCGGCAGTCTCAGCGGCAGATGGGAAGCCTTCGCCGCAGACGCTGCGCGAGGCGTTGGGCATTCCGCCCGCGACAGAGGTCCCCGCGGCCACACCCGCGCCTGCGGCCGTCGACCCGAGCGCCATGAAGGCGCCGGCGCAGCCGACCGGCGCCCGTCGCGACTCGGCGCCGCCGGCGGCCTTCGATGAAGTGCTCAAGGGCGTGCCGAATCTCGTGCGCGAGCTGTTCCAGGCGCTGCGCGAGGATGTCGCGGCAGGGAAGGCAGCGGTGCAGTGGAATGACAAGGGTCTCGTGCTCCCGAAGCGCCTTGTCGGCGGGTACGGCGTCAGCAGTAGCACGCTCGTTGAACATATGCGCAAGCGCAGCCTGATGGTCGCCGATGAAGCGACCCAGATCACGCTCACGCCGCGTGCTGGCCAACTCATTCTCGACAGACCCGCATGA
- a CDS encoding DUF4400 domain-containing protein, with product MAGSRFASHIKWWFFLVPLLALFVMPALPDRSLFSVPPEEAESVQNVVGVERADDVVTLTNDRFRRWFVDSGIIRATLDASGSGEIGEAGVSEFAHGWVHNFWLEVYRVIYRASVMKLWVIGTLIFCAAAFVDGSVRRKIKASAAGFASPLSFHLAGHGILLVFGMTFAVLAAPFPVLAQYWIAVAAVLGALLWKAASSFQ from the coding sequence ATGGCCGGTAGCCGTTTCGCCTCCCACATCAAGTGGTGGTTCTTCCTTGTGCCGTTGCTGGCGCTCTTTGTCATGCCCGCGCTTCCCGACCGGTCGCTGTTTTCCGTGCCGCCGGAAGAAGCGGAGTCGGTCCAGAACGTCGTGGGCGTTGAGCGTGCCGATGACGTTGTGACTTTGACCAATGATCGGTTCCGCCGCTGGTTCGTTGATTCGGGGATCATCCGCGCGACGCTCGATGCATCCGGCTCGGGTGAAATCGGCGAGGCAGGCGTGTCGGAATTTGCGCATGGATGGGTCCACAACTTCTGGCTCGAGGTGTATCGCGTGATTTATCGTGCGAGCGTCATGAAGTTGTGGGTGATCGGGACGCTTATCTTCTGCGCAGCGGCCTTCGTTGACGGTTCAGTGCGCCGCAAGATCAAGGCGTCAGCAGCCGGCTTCGCCAGTCCGCTTTCCTTCCACCTCGCCGGGCACGGCATCCTCCTCGTTTTCGGGATGACGTTTGCCGTTCTCGCAGCGCCGTTCCCGGTGCTCGCGCAATACTGGATCGCAGTCGCCGCAGTGCTCGGTGCGCTGTTGTGGAAGGCAGCTTCCTCGTTCCAGTAA